In Melanotaenia boesemani isolate fMelBoe1 chromosome 1, fMelBoe1.pri, whole genome shotgun sequence, the genomic window gacacgtatgaatgctgtgaagtttggtgaagatcccgtgtatttctatggagatatgagcaaaccgtgtttcatggcgagaaggctttttccgtcggttgccacggttacaggctttttcctaatagagagatttgaatagcgtttggtccccaacttgtcaggaacgttctcaccaagtttggagtcggtggcctgaatcccctcagactagttcgttcaaatggcagtgaaatccaagatggcgggcacccagttgccatggcaacaggtgttcgattgacttatttggtggacttggggtgtcaccagtatgaatcctgtcaagtttggtgcagatcccacgtatttctaaggagatatgagcaaaccgtgtttcatggcgagaaggtcattttccgtcggttgccacggtaacacgctttctgctattagaaagatttgaatagcgtttggtgcccaacttgtcaggaagcttcccaccaagtttggagtcagtcgcacgaatcccctcagactagttcgttcaaatacgatgtgtgtaaagtggaaaaaatgggaaaaaaatggccgcacacgccaagatggcgggcaccccgttgccatggcgacaggtgttacattgagttttttggtcaacacggggtggtacacgtgtgtgccgagtttcgtcttcctacgttgaagtagacttcctgggccccattcatgtggtgatttttggtgactctaggtggcgctgttgagccaattttgcattgatgtgtatgcggaccttataatatccgattttcgccgggcttgacgtgtgtgccaagtttcacaacttttcatgggtgtttagggggtcaaatttggcgtcgaaatgcttaggaggagaaacatttcaaccacaatagggccttgccatactttgtatggctcggaccctaataataatacatagccACGCTACATAATGCATAGTCTAttcttcttaataataataataatgttgttgatgatgatgatgataatacaGTGTCACAAGAGGAgctccattattttattttttatattggtgAAAATTAAAGAGCTGAGTTATAGCACAGGAGATGGTATATTGCTTTCTGCTTATTGCTTACTGTAAACATCTAGCTTACATGTTGTCGACTGTGAGCAGGTCTGATTGTaaggtctgacagcagcagggtgaaAGGGGCTGCTCTgtactgtgaaaatgttaagcATTTATTTCATAAGGTAACCCCTCAGTATAACTGAAGTTTGCAGGAGCTTCACCTGTAGAATCTGCAGGTAGTAAGCAGCCAGGTGGATGATCAGATGCAGATATCTGCTGAGAGTGAAACATCAAGGGGAAATGGGGGGTCGTCTTCTTATATTTGGATAGACTGGTTTACTTGTTAGACtccatgaacatggaaattaaaaacgtattctgaaatacaaattaataagacCCCGGTCTAACAGGTGGTTGCTTGTAGCAGGAAGGTTTACTTCAGATCGCAGATGAAGGTCAAGAACACCAAAAGCATCATCAATGGAGAGATACAGCAGGTCCTTCCTCccctctgctgtcagactccaCAATTAGGCCTGTTCACAGCAGTGTtgatgtatttatattgtagttgtgtatatatatatatttgtatacacaacttgtttatctattcatattgttttacttgtttactgTGAAATAGTACAGCTGTCTACAGCACTATGAATTACCCCACTGaggcataaataaatgtctatctaaaaaaaatttacacagcgtgtggggaaaaaaatgactgaatatctgACTAATGTAGTTTGGTTAACATTTATCCTGCTTATggtcattttcaaaataatgaataaaacaaaatggaatgtCCCTCAGGTGAAGTTAGGTCTCCATCTGTTTCCAGGTTTGCATCTTATGACCACCTGATGCGGTTTTGGCAGGTCATTCAACCATCACTGAAATACATGGTCCGAGCGACCAGCTtaactgctgatgatgctggacGACTGAGTGCTCCCACGGTAGGCcttatttgtaattatgtgATTTTCCAACTACAGCACAATAAAGTAGTACAGCCaaccatttatttcttatcttgTGTATTTCACAGGGACAGGCTCTACACCCAATAGATGAGatgttcctgttcctgaacTACCCGGCCCTTGTACTGAAGCAGAGGGACCTGGCTGACCGCTATCAAATCCACCAATCTACTGTGAGCAGAATAATTCTCACATGGAgcatttttttgctttctgtcctgGGTGCACAGAGAATCTGGATGACACAAGAGAGGATCCGGGAGTACCTACCTGTAGAGTTCAGAGACTATGCTGACACCACTGTGGTTCTGGACTGCACTGAGCTGAGGTGCCAAACCCCTTCTTCTCCCTTGCTACAGAGTGAGGTCTACTCAAACTACAAGTCCCACTGCACCCTGAAAGGAATGATTGGTATAGCACCACATGGTCCAGTGACCTTTGTTTCTCCCCTCTATGCTGGTTCGATCAGCgacaagcagctgtttgtggaatCAGGTCTTTGCAAGCTTCTCCGTCCAGACTCAGCGATCATGGTGGACAGAGGCTTCCTGATGGACAACTGTGTGCCCTGTAAGATGTACGGACctgcatttctttcaggaaGACATCAAATGCCTGAGAGTGAGGTCAGGGAAACGCAGGCAATCGCACACCTCAGAGTGCATGTGGAGCGTGTGATTCGAAGATTGAAAGAACACAAGTTATTGGATTCAGTCATTCCTTTGAATATGTTTGGTAACATTAATCAGCTGTACGTTGTTGCATGTCTCCTGCTGAACTACGAAAATGGCCCCTTGGTTAAGGCTTGGGCAAAGTAGAACAATCAAATCTGACATTGCAAGTGATTATTGTAGAATAGTTAGTCATTGAATGTGatattgttattgctgttttaaacattttgatgcaaTAAAAAAGGCGATCTCACAGCCTTCCTTTGGGACACAAACGgtggaattttaattgttttgtgtttgtttgttatttacaagcagaggtgggtagagaagccaaaaattctgaaataatagtactgttacatgagaaaaatatgACTCAAGGAAAAGTCAAAGCTAGTCATCCAAATAATTACTCTAGTTAGACTAAAAAGTACTTAttgaaaaaaactactaaaatactgacaacaacatcagatatattctttttaactaaaaatcaataactgaaacagtgatgaaaaaaatgaacatgaataaaacatccatcacattaaaacagtctTCATAAAACTGACGTAGCCTCCAGCacagta contains:
- the LOC121641142 gene encoding uncharacterized protein LOC121641142; amino-acid sequence: MFLSRFGIQRFDGSDVDIRFFTRFASYDHLMRFWQVIQPSLKYMVRATSLTADDAGRLSAPTGQALHPIDEMFLFLNYPALVLKQRDLADRYQIHQSTVSRIILTWSIFLLSVLGAQRIWMTQERIREYLPVEFRDYADTTVVLDCTELRCQTPSSPLLQSEVYSNYKSHCTLKGMIGIAPHGPVTFVSPLYAGSISDKQLFVESGLCKLLRPDSAIMVDRGFLMDNCVPCKMYGPAFLSGRHQMPESEVRETQAIAHLRVHVERVIRRLKEHKLLDSVIPLNMFGNINQLYVVACLLLNYENGPLVKAWAK